One Mycolicibacterium goodii genomic region harbors:
- a CDS encoding NAD(P)-dependent oxidoreductase encodes MSDDYVVGLTADGADATGATIFGDIGLHRMEEAGISWRLLPPIPAHGPVDPAALAGVDAVVSFGHIPFSAELVRQVPRLRHIARFGAGYDGIDPVALAREGVVLTNTPGAVRRPLALSGLTLLLACAHRLLENHRVTVSGRWALERGAYRGIGVDGRTVGILGFGSVGSELAEMLAPLGVEVIATTRSGRSERAAQLGVELVDRHTLAAQSDFVVVTAALTDENRGMLDESFFAAMRPSAYFINIARGGLVDQPALTRALRAGRIAGAALDVYDPEPPAADDPLFAMDNVICTPHALCWTAEFTRDVSRSVIDALIAVSRNEIPETALGRDALDERTWRGRAAAEACGQLTAEG; translated from the coding sequence ATGAGTGACGATTACGTGGTGGGTCTCACCGCCGACGGCGCGGACGCCACCGGTGCCACGATATTCGGCGACATCGGTTTGCACCGGATGGAGGAGGCCGGCATCTCTTGGCGCCTGCTTCCGCCGATTCCCGCGCACGGTCCGGTGGATCCGGCCGCACTGGCGGGTGTCGACGCAGTGGTCTCGTTCGGCCACATCCCGTTCAGCGCCGAACTGGTACGGCAGGTGCCCCGGCTGCGGCACATCGCCCGGTTCGGTGCAGGTTATGACGGGATCGACCCGGTCGCGCTGGCCCGTGAGGGGGTGGTGCTCACCAACACCCCCGGAGCGGTGCGACGGCCGCTCGCGTTGTCGGGGCTCACGCTGCTGCTGGCGTGCGCACATCGTCTGCTGGAGAACCATCGTGTCACCGTCTCCGGAAGGTGGGCGCTCGAGCGGGGCGCCTACCGAGGCATAGGGGTGGACGGCAGAACGGTCGGGATCCTGGGATTCGGGTCGGTCGGGTCCGAACTCGCCGAGATGCTCGCACCTTTGGGTGTCGAGGTGATCGCGACCACCAGGTCGGGGCGTTCGGAACGGGCGGCACAACTGGGTGTCGAACTCGTCGATCGCCACACACTGGCGGCGCAGTCGGATTTCGTCGTCGTGACCGCGGCCCTGACCGATGAGAATCGCGGCATGCTCGACGAGTCGTTCTTCGCGGCGATGCGGCCGAGTGCCTACTTCATCAACATCGCCCGCGGCGGGCTGGTCGACCAGCCGGCGCTGACCCGGGCGCTGCGCGCCGGTCGAATCGCCGGGGCGGCGCTGGACGTATACGATCCGGAACCCCCAGCGGCCGACGACCCCCTCTTCGCGATGGACAACGTGATCTGCACACCGCATGCACTGTGCTGGACCGCGGAATTCACCCGTGACGTCTCCCGATCCGTCATAGATGCCCTGATCGCGGTGTCACGCAACGAGATCCCCGAGACAGCACTGGGGCGCGATGCGCTCGATGAGCGGACATGGCGGGGGAGGGCCGCCGCCGAGGCGTGCGGGCAATTGACTGCCGAGGGCTGA
- a CDS encoding MFS transporter, producing MDLQSESPRQARRQRDAKKVKNLRYWILGWLLLAGILNYMDRSSVSIAAPHMIAELGLTKTDIGLMGAVFSWTYALCQLPAGYLIDKLGARRMYFAAVGIWSVATALMSVGQTMAHFLTFRFLLGVGESPNSPNSSKITTEWFPREERGQAAGIWDSGSKWGSAIAPPVLTVLSLAFGWRAMFLIIGLAGLVLALAFWAYYRAPESSRHLSEEEYRYIVAGRDDTTQPKAHLPWGKFFTYPQTWGMMLGFFSSIWIWNIFITFLPLFLQDTLDVSIAQTGWVAAIPYLASAITGIYAGRLTLTLVRRRGMSAFGSKKTVLIGGSVGLGILLAVVPLVHNPVLAIVVLCAALGLVAAVQSQSWALTSDIVPDTHAAQFGGIMNFGGYFGGALAPLVTGVIVDKTGSYTPSFLVSGVIAVLGACVYGFMVRRPVHESAAVISER from the coding sequence ATGGATCTACAGTCTGAGTCGCCGCGCCAGGCTCGTCGTCAGCGTGACGCCAAGAAGGTGAAGAACCTGCGTTACTGGATTCTCGGTTGGTTGCTGCTGGCCGGGATCCTCAACTACATGGACCGCTCGTCGGTCTCCATCGCCGCTCCGCACATGATCGCCGAACTCGGGCTGACCAAGACCGACATCGGGCTCATGGGTGCGGTGTTCTCGTGGACCTACGCGTTGTGTCAGTTGCCCGCTGGCTATCTGATCGACAAACTTGGCGCTCGCAGAATGTATTTCGCGGCGGTCGGTATCTGGTCGGTCGCGACCGCGCTGATGTCCGTCGGGCAGACGATGGCGCACTTCCTCACCTTCCGCTTCCTGCTGGGCGTCGGCGAATCGCCCAACTCACCGAACTCCAGCAAGATCACCACGGAATGGTTCCCCCGCGAGGAACGTGGCCAGGCCGCAGGCATCTGGGACTCCGGGTCGAAATGGGGTTCGGCGATCGCTCCTCCGGTTCTCACCGTGTTGTCGCTGGCATTCGGGTGGCGCGCGATGTTCCTCATCATCGGCTTGGCGGGTCTCGTTCTGGCACTGGCCTTCTGGGCCTACTATCGTGCACCTGAGTCGTCCAGGCACCTGTCAGAGGAGGAGTACCGGTACATCGTCGCCGGCCGTGACGACACCACGCAACCGAAGGCCCACCTGCCCTGGGGCAAGTTCTTCACCTATCCGCAGACGTGGGGCATGATGCTCGGCTTCTTCAGTTCGATCTGGATCTGGAACATCTTCATCACGTTCCTGCCGCTGTTCCTTCAGGACACCTTGGATGTCTCGATCGCCCAAACCGGCTGGGTCGCCGCGATCCCGTATCTGGCTTCGGCGATCACCGGGATCTACGCAGGTCGGCTCACACTAACCCTGGTGCGCCGTCGGGGGATGAGCGCTTTCGGGTCGAAGAAGACGGTACTGATCGGCGGGTCCGTCGGCCTCGGAATCCTGCTTGCAGTGGTGCCGCTCGTACACAACCCCGTCTTGGCGATCGTGGTGCTGTGCGCAGCCCTCGGTCTGGTGGCCGCGGTTCAATCCCAGTCATGGGCGCTCACAAGCGATATCGTGCCCGACACGCACGCCGCCCAGTTCGGTGGGATCATGAACTTCGGCGGTTACTTCGGCGGTGCGCTGGCCCCGCTGGTCACCGGCGTCATCGTCGACAAGACCGGTTCCTACACGCCGTCCTTCCTGGTGTCCGGTGTGATCGCCGTGCTCGGTGCCTGTGTCTACGGGTTCATGGTCCGTCGTCCCGTCCACGAATCTGCCGCCGTCATCTCGGAGAGGTGA
- a CDS encoding sugar-binding transcriptional regulator, with translation MVVDAVDPAAHSRATDTEDLTDEERRRVADAAELYYAQGLKVEDVGKRLHLSRSTVSRMLARARQHGIVEFVLHRTPDRSSHLAAQLNQRFGVRTLIADSVDAAQFAARLEVVAEFAARRLAAVVGTNMTIAVAWGATVEAVSRHLIFSPTRGARVVQLNGSANASASNILNAGQLLDRFACAFSASAHHFPAPAFFDSATTREAMWQERSIQRVLGIRRNADVALFSVGALDSDVPDHLYRSGYLDAVDLQDLRRDGIVGHIGTVFVRADGTSEGIAINRRSTGMPLSELRSVRTRILVASGPAKTTAVLGALRAGAATDLVLDEITAQALLDA, from the coding sequence ATGGTGGTGGATGCGGTTGATCCGGCTGCTCATAGCCGTGCAACAGATACCGAGGATCTCACGGATGAGGAACGGCGCCGCGTTGCCGACGCCGCAGAGCTCTACTACGCACAGGGGCTGAAGGTCGAAGATGTCGGCAAGCGCCTGCACCTTTCCCGGTCGACCGTTTCTCGAATGCTCGCCAGGGCCCGTCAGCACGGCATCGTCGAGTTCGTGCTGCATCGCACGCCGGACCGGTCGTCACACCTGGCGGCCCAGCTCAACCAGCGCTTCGGCGTTCGCACGTTGATCGCTGACAGCGTGGATGCCGCTCAGTTCGCGGCTCGGCTCGAGGTGGTCGCCGAGTTCGCGGCACGCCGGCTCGCCGCTGTGGTCGGCACCAACATGACGATCGCCGTTGCTTGGGGCGCCACGGTCGAGGCGGTGTCCCGGCACCTGATCTTCAGCCCCACCCGCGGGGCACGGGTTGTTCAGCTGAACGGTTCGGCCAACGCGTCCGCGTCGAACATCCTCAACGCCGGCCAACTGCTCGACAGGTTCGCCTGCGCGTTTTCCGCCTCGGCACACCACTTTCCGGCGCCGGCATTCTTCGACTCCGCGACAACTCGTGAGGCCATGTGGCAGGAGCGGTCCATTCAGCGCGTGCTCGGGATCCGTCGAAACGCTGATGTGGCGCTGTTCTCGGTCGGCGCATTGGACAGCGACGTTCCCGACCACCTGTACCGGTCGGGCTACCTCGATGCGGTCGATCTCCAGGACCTGCGACGGGACGGGATCGTCGGACACATCGGCACCGTTTTCGTACGCGCAGACGGCACCTCGGAGGGCATTGCGATCAACCGGCGCAGCACCGGCATGCCGCTGTCCGAGTTGCGCAGTGTACGAACGCGGATCCTGGTCGCAAGCGGTCCAGCGAAAACAACAGCCGTCCTCGGGGCATTGCGCGCAGGCGCCGCGACCGACCTTGTGCTCGATGAGATCACGGCGCAGGCCTTGCTCGACGCATGA
- a CDS encoding aldehyde dehydrogenase family protein — translation MTQVQDETGVLAGDERMLIDGELQTTGSGSTFDVIHPASEQVAGQATDGTVDDMSRAVAAARRAFDETDWSRDLEFRYHCLTQLHEALERNKERLRRILVTEVGCPVTVTGSQIESPIEEVKHWAEHGRNFDYLVDTGVHPTQLGPARRKIHYEAVGVVGAITPWNVPFYLNIAETVPALMAGNTVVLKPAQLTPWSGTEYGRIVAEETDIPAGVFNVVVSNANEVGAALSADARVDMITFTGSTSTGRAILAAGAPTVKKTLLELGGKSAHIVLDDADFKSALSMAAMMACVMSGQSCILPSRILLPRSRYDEGIEILKNMMDNFPVGDPWTPGIMQGPQISETQRQKVLGLIKSGIDSGARLVTGGGIPENLRVGYYTQATLLADVDPDSQVAQEEIFGPVLTVTPYDTDDEAVGIANNTIYGLSGEVSGGDLDRAFAIACRMRTGNVTINGKSHFGITSPFGGTKQSGLGYRNGEEGYRQYLEAKTIGMPE, via the coding sequence ATGACTCAGGTGCAGGACGAGACAGGTGTGCTCGCCGGCGACGAACGCATGCTCATCGATGGTGAACTGCAAACCACCGGCAGCGGTTCCACATTCGACGTGATCCACCCGGCCTCCGAACAGGTCGCCGGGCAGGCCACCGACGGCACCGTCGACGACATGTCGCGTGCCGTGGCCGCGGCGCGGCGGGCGTTCGACGAGACGGACTGGTCGCGCGATCTGGAATTCCGCTACCACTGCCTGACCCAACTGCACGAGGCGCTGGAACGGAACAAGGAGCGCCTGCGGCGGATCCTCGTCACCGAGGTCGGCTGCCCTGTCACGGTCACAGGCAGCCAGATCGAGAGCCCGATCGAAGAAGTCAAACACTGGGCCGAGCACGGGAGGAACTTCGACTACCTCGTCGACACGGGGGTGCACCCGACGCAGCTCGGTCCGGCCCGGCGCAAGATCCATTACGAAGCGGTGGGTGTGGTCGGTGCGATCACGCCGTGGAACGTGCCGTTCTACCTCAACATCGCCGAGACGGTGCCCGCGCTGATGGCCGGTAACACCGTGGTGCTCAAGCCCGCCCAGCTCACGCCGTGGTCGGGTACCGAGTACGGCCGCATCGTCGCCGAGGAGACCGACATCCCGGCCGGCGTGTTCAACGTCGTCGTCTCGAACGCCAACGAGGTGGGTGCGGCGCTGTCGGCCGACGCCAGAGTCGACATGATCACCTTCACCGGCTCGACCTCGACCGGGCGGGCGATCCTGGCCGCCGGTGCGCCCACCGTGAAGAAGACGCTGCTCGAGCTCGGTGGCAAGTCAGCGCACATCGTGCTCGACGACGCCGATTTCAAATCGGCCCTGTCGATGGCGGCGATGATGGCGTGCGTCATGAGCGGGCAGTCCTGCATCCTGCCCAGCCGGATCCTGCTGCCGCGCAGCCGTTACGACGAGGGCATCGAGATCCTCAAGAACATGATGGACAACTTCCCGGTCGGCGACCCGTGGACGCCGGGCATCATGCAGGGCCCGCAGATCAGCGAGACGCAACGCCAGAAGGTGCTGGGACTCATCAAGAGCGGCATCGACTCCGGCGCGCGTCTGGTCACCGGTGGCGGCATCCCGGAGAACCTTCGGGTCGGCTACTACACGCAGGCCACCCTGCTCGCCGACGTCGATCCCGATTCCCAAGTGGCGCAGGAGGAGATCTTCGGGCCGGTGCTCACCGTGACGCCGTACGACACCGACGACGAGGCCGTCGGAATCGCCAACAACACCATTTACGGACTGTCCGGCGAGGTGTCCGGCGGCGACCTGGACCGCGCCTTCGCGATCGCGTGCCGCATGCGCACCGGCAACGTCACCATCAACGGCAAGAGCCACTTCGGGATCACCAGCCCGTTCGGCGGCACCAAGCAGTCCGGTCTCGGTTACCGCAACGGCGAAGAGGGTTATCGGCAGTATCTGGAGGCCAAGACCATCGGCATGCCCGAATGA
- a CDS encoding nuclear transport factor 2 family protein: MSSQGRGPGELRGLADQLEIAELLTRYARGVDSKDWELYRSVFTEDAHIDYTSAGAIAGGRDAVIDWLATGFAAIPWTMHYITNIDAQIDGDTATVRAMFYNPMQLPGMSEQSACGGYFHHELVRTPGGWRSRSLREENVWFTNAPAAVDTAG, from the coding sequence ATGAGCTCGCAGGGCCGGGGTCCCGGCGAACTGCGGGGGCTGGCCGACCAGCTGGAGATCGCCGAGTTGCTGACCCGGTACGCGCGCGGCGTCGACAGCAAGGACTGGGAACTGTACAGGTCGGTGTTCACCGAGGACGCCCACATCGACTACACGTCGGCGGGCGCCATCGCGGGGGGTCGTGACGCGGTGATCGACTGGCTCGCAACGGGTTTCGCCGCCATCCCGTGGACGATGCACTACATCACCAACATCGACGCGCAGATCGACGGAGACACCGCGACGGTGCGGGCGATGTTCTACAACCCCATGCAGCTACCGGGGATGTCCGAGCAGAGCGCGTGCGGAGGCTACTTTCACCACGAGTTGGTACGCACACCCGGCGGGTGGCGCAGCCGCAGCCTGCGCGAGGAGAACGTGTGGTTCACCAACGCGCCGGCCGCCGTTGACACCGCCGGCTGA
- a CDS encoding SDR family NAD(P)-dependent oxidoreductase: MTALHTFPAERTAVVTGAGSARGIGRATVQRLARAGWHVAALDVDEAAVVEFAREVDKDSRTTIFGYGVDVVDAESVDRAFAAIEAELPPVVGLAHAAGVASPVPFLELTLAEWNRVLDINSTGTFIVNQRAVRSMVRRGVGRVVNLSSASAQLGGGTYSKVPYSASKASVIGLSRAVAREVGKFGVTVNVVSPGPIDTDIMGGTLTEERKAEIVEGLLVDRVGRTEDIAATIEFLLSEDAGFITAAVYNVNGGLVVN; encoded by the coding sequence ATGACAGCTCTGCACACGTTTCCGGCCGAGCGCACCGCAGTGGTCACCGGAGCCGGCTCTGCCCGCGGAATCGGCCGTGCGACAGTTCAGCGCCTCGCCCGGGCCGGGTGGCATGTCGCGGCCCTCGACGTCGACGAAGCGGCGGTCGTCGAATTCGCGCGAGAGGTCGACAAGGATTCGCGCACCACTATTTTCGGTTACGGCGTCGACGTCGTGGACGCCGAATCGGTCGATCGCGCATTCGCCGCGATCGAGGCCGAACTCCCGCCGGTCGTCGGACTGGCGCACGCGGCAGGTGTCGCCTCACCCGTCCCATTCCTGGAACTGACGCTCGCCGAATGGAACAGGGTGCTCGACATCAACAGCACCGGCACCTTCATCGTCAATCAGCGTGCGGTGCGCAGCATGGTGCGGCGCGGCGTCGGACGTGTGGTCAACCTGTCGTCTGCATCGGCCCAACTGGGCGGCGGTACCTACAGCAAGGTGCCGTACTCGGCATCGAAAGCTTCCGTCATCGGTCTCAGTCGAGCCGTTGCACGCGAGGTCGGCAAGTTCGGGGTCACCGTCAACGTGGTGAGTCCCGGTCCCATCGACACCGACATCATGGGTGGCACTCTCACGGAGGAGCGCAAGGCCGAGATTGTCGAGGGCCTGCTCGTCGATCGGGTCGGCCGAACCGAGGACATCGCGGCAACGATCGAGTTCCTGCTGTCCGAGGACGCCGGCTTCATCACCGCGGCCGTCTACAACGTCAACGGTGGCCTCGTCGTCAATTGA